The following coding sequences lie in one Zingiber officinale cultivar Zhangliang chromosome 2B, Zo_v1.1, whole genome shotgun sequence genomic window:
- the LOC122045310 gene encoding GDP-L-galactose phosphorylase 2-like produces MSSAHRPNDCHNGGDESGCGRHCLSRCCLRLGTRLPLYCFSKAGKVEPQANFLESLFKQWDDRKVKGLFHHDTNACETKSIPGRYGFIAHLIEGRDLKKRPTEFRIDEVLQPFDENKFNFTKIGQEEVLFRFQESDNGNASVITSESPNVIAINVSPIGYGHVLLIPCVLDCLPQRINKESFFLAMSMAKEANTPYFRVGYNSLGAFATINHLHFQAFYLAETFAVEKAPIQTIATLKTGVKISRLVDYPVRGLLFAGGSNFKDLSDTVSAACIFLQDSGIPYNVLISDSGGRIFLLLQCFAEKRSRGEVSQEIVETQMNPAAWELSGYLVMKRRKDFEEASEDTVLSFLNQTSVSASMFGGISESILEALCDGFQP; encoded by the exons GGACTAGGCTTCCTCTTTATTGTTTCAGCAAGGCGGGGAAGGTTGAGCCGCAGGCAAACTTCCTCGAAAGTCTTTTCAAACAG TGGGATGATCGCAAGGTTAAAGGCTTATTCCATCATGATACCAACGCTTGTGAAACCAAG AGCATTCCAGGAAGATATGGTTTCATTGCACACTTAATTGAAGGGCGCGACCTCAAGAAAAGGCCGACCGAGTTTAGAATTGATGAAGTTTTACAACCCTTTGATGAGAATAAGTTCAATTTCACAAAGATTGGGCAAGAGGAAGTTCTATTTAGATTCCAAGAGAGTGATAATGGCAATGCATCAGTCATAACGTCAGAGTCTCCAAATGTTATCGCGATCAAT GTCAGCCCGATCGGCTACGGTCATGTGCTCCTAATTCCTTGTGTTTTGGACTGCTTACCGCAAAGGATCAATAAGGAGAGCTTCTTTCTTGCTATGTCCATGGCAAAGGAAGCCAACACTCCCTATTTCAGAGTTGGTTACAACAGTTTGGGTGCCTTTGCCACCATTAATCACCTCCATTTTCAG GCTTTCTACCTTGCAGAAACATTTGCAGTCGAGAAGGCTCCAATTCAAACTATTGCAACCCTCAAAACTGGGGTCAAAATCTCTCGACTTGTAGATTATCCTGTAAGAGGTCTTCTATTTGCAGGTGGAAGCAACTTTAAGGATCTTTCAGATACCGTCTCGGCTGCCTGTATTTTCTTGCAAGATAGTGGCATCCCCTACAATGTCCTGATATCTGATTCTGGTGGAAGAATTTTCCTCCTCCTCCAG TGTTTTGCCGAGAAGCGGTCTCGTGGGGAAGTTAGCCAGGAGATTGTCGAAACACAAATGAATCCAGCAGCATGGGAGCTGAGTGGCTATCTAGTGATGAAAAGAAGGAAGGATTTCGAGGAAGCATCTGAAGATACAGTATTGAGTTTCCTAAACCAGACCTCTGTGTCTGCAAGTATGTTCGGAGGAATCTCAGAAAGCATCTTGGAAGCTCTTTGTGATGGATTTCAACCATGA